A genomic segment from Mucilaginibacter terrenus encodes:
- a CDS encoding ATP-binding cassette domain-containing protein → MIVLDIEKKLKAYSGTEVLRIEKQFNAGSINLITGPSGAGKTTLLKMIAGVIKPDNGHIVVNEQTWFNAAEKINITPQQRRTGFVFQDYALFPNMTVRQHLNYATTNNDWIDQLLAIGKLNAFANHKPNHLSGGQQQRLAILRALAIKPAVLLMDEPFSALDVKTKTELLADLNNVFKELAATVLIVSHNPQELKEIASDELIIGEDYILPFH, encoded by the coding sequence ATGATAGTTCTCGATATAGAAAAGAAGCTAAAGGCATACAGCGGTACGGAGGTACTACGAATCGAAAAGCAATTTAACGCGGGAAGTATTAACCTGATTACCGGGCCTTCCGGCGCGGGCAAGACCACCTTGTTAAAGATGATAGCCGGGGTGATTAAGCCGGACAATGGCCACATTGTGGTAAACGAACAAACTTGGTTTAACGCCGCAGAAAAAATAAACATTACGCCACAGCAACGCCGCACCGGGTTTGTTTTCCAGGATTATGCGCTTTTCCCCAACATGACAGTGAGGCAGCACCTGAACTATGCAACTACCAACAACGACTGGATAGACCAACTACTTGCAATTGGTAAACTAAACGCCTTTGCCAATCATAAGCCGAACCACCTTTCGGGCGGACAGCAGCAGCGACTGGCCATTTTACGCGCGCTGGCCATTAAGCCAGCAGTTTTGCTGATGGATGAACCCTTTTCTGCACTGGATGTAAAAACCAAGACAGAGTTGCTTGCTGACCTTAACAACGTGTTTAAAGAGTTAGCGGCTACCGTGCTTATAGTGAGCCACAACCCACAGGAGTTGAAGGAAATTGCAAGCGATGAATTAATAATAGGAGAAGACTATATTTTGCCTTTCCACTGA
- the modA gene encoding molybdate ABC transporter substrate-binding protein, with product MKALISKIIYFAAVMTALLISSGASAQVVRVAVAANLQPVIKVLQQDFKKRTGITIEPVSAASGTLATQIRNGAPFDIFMSADTELPKALFKDGFAANAPVVYAQGILILCSRHKVSLKKWWEILLSDKVTRFAIANPAVAPYGKAAEAALKRQGVYDKLKSKMVVGESIGQVNTYISTDAVNAGFTTLAFFRENSSKIPLVGWTIPDNTYPPIEQGMILLKRAEDNAAAIKFYKYIFTAEAKKLIVKYGYHVL from the coding sequence ATGAAAGCTTTGATCAGTAAAATCATATACTTTGCGGCAGTGATGACAGCCTTGCTGATAAGCAGCGGAGCATCTGCGCAGGTTGTAAGGGTAGCTGTAGCAGCCAACTTACAGCCGGTTATCAAAGTGCTTCAGCAGGATTTTAAAAAGAGGACAGGCATAACTATTGAGCCGGTGTCTGCCGCTTCAGGCACCCTGGCAACGCAGATCAGGAACGGAGCGCCATTTGACATTTTCATGTCGGCTGATACCGAACTTCCGAAAGCGTTATTTAAGGATGGTTTTGCCGCTAATGCGCCCGTTGTTTATGCGCAAGGCATACTTATTTTATGCAGCCGGCACAAGGTATCATTAAAAAAATGGTGGGAAATTTTACTGTCAGACAAAGTAACGCGTTTTGCCATAGCAAACCCGGCTGTCGCGCCATATGGCAAGGCCGCAGAGGCGGCTCTGAAACGGCAGGGTGTTTACGATAAGCTGAAAAGCAAAATGGTTGTGGGCGAAAGCATTGGACAGGTAAATACATACATTAGCACCGATGCTGTGAACGCAGGTTTTACAACCCTTGCTTTTTTTAGGGAGAACAGCAGCAAAATACCCCTGGTAGGTTGGACTATCCCGGACAACACTTATCCACCAATTGAGCAGGGAATGATATTGCTAAAAAGGGCTGAGGACAATGCCGCCGCCATTAAGTTTTATAAGTATATTTTTACAGCAGAGGCTAAAAAGCTAATTGTTAAATATGGTTACCATGTATTGTAA
- a CDS encoding molybdopterin-binding protein: MRNILFILFLAVALNATAQDTATKQTLQFTITGGVEKESLITPDSLKQYKTVVIGDIKVTDHTGAFKHKDDDLKGVLLKDILSHTKYKTSSPKLLSRFYFVCTGADGYKVVYSWNELYNTTVGDKVFIITEKNGKGINELPESIQMTSASDFKTGRRYLHNLLKIAVEEVQ; the protein is encoded by the coding sequence ATGAGGAACATTCTATTTATTCTTTTTCTTGCCGTTGCATTAAACGCGACCGCGCAGGATACTGCTACCAAACAAACGTTACAGTTTACTATCACCGGTGGGGTAGAGAAGGAATCGTTAATTACGCCGGACTCGCTTAAGCAATATAAAACAGTTGTAATCGGCGATATAAAAGTGACCGACCATACCGGCGCCTTTAAACATAAGGATGATGATCTGAAAGGCGTTTTGCTAAAAGACATACTATCACATACCAAATACAAAACCAGCAGCCCTAAACTGCTCAGCCGCTTTTACTTTGTTTGCACCGGCGCTGATGGCTACAAGGTAGTATACTCCTGGAACGAGCTTTATAATACTACTGTTGGCGACAAGGTATTCATTATTACTGAGAAGAACGGAAAAGGCATAAACGAGTTGCCCGAAAGCATTCAGATGACGTCTGCCTCGGATTTTAAAACCGGGCGCCGGTACTTACATAATTTGCTTAAAATTGCAGTAGAAGAAGTTCAATAA
- a CDS encoding DUF1223 domain-containing protein: MKTLKILPLIIIILTLGFITAAFVKGTPKEHVTKLDTDNKGFAVVELFTSEGCSSCPPADAVIAKIEKEIKDRPIYILAYHVDYWNRLGWKDPFSSADYSKRQNAYASWLRTSSVYTPQIVVNGQKEFVGSQEGTLRNAITAGLGKQTTAELTLADPKISATGISVNYSAKQPSANSSLVVALIEKNATTEVKSGENGGRTLSHVQIVSQLKNVSLTADKGQVQFTLSKGFISSKYEIIGLVQNTSTGEILAAAKSPLQTGMMASN, translated from the coding sequence ATGAAAACTTTGAAAATACTTCCGCTGATTATAATAATACTAACCCTAGGCTTTATAACTGCCGCGTTTGTAAAAGGCACCCCTAAAGAACACGTAACTAAACTTGATACAGATAACAAAGGCTTTGCCGTTGTAGAACTGTTTACGTCCGAAGGTTGCTCCAGCTGCCCGCCTGCCGATGCCGTTATAGCTAAAATAGAAAAAGAAATTAAAGACAGGCCCATTTACATTTTAGCCTATCACGTAGACTATTGGAACCGCCTGGGCTGGAAAGACCCGTTCAGCAGCGCAGATTATTCTAAACGTCAAAATGCTTACGCCAGCTGGCTGCGCACCAGCTCGGTGTATACGCCGCAGATAGTTGTTAATGGCCAGAAAGAGTTTGTGGGCTCGCAGGAAGGCACGCTGCGCAATGCTATAACGGCTGGCCTTGGCAAGCAAACAACAGCAGAACTTACGTTAGCTGATCCCAAGATCTCAGCTACAGGTATCAGCGTTAATTACAGCGCGAAACAACCCTCAGCAAACAGCTCGCTTGTTGTTGCGCTGATAGAAAAGAACGCCACAACTGAAGTAAAAAGCGGCGAGAACGGCGGGCGTACTTTATCTCACGTACAGATAGTAAGCCAACTTAAAAACGTTAGCCTAACCGCTGATAAAGGCCAGGTACAATTTACATTATCAAAAGGTTTTATCAGCAGCAAGTACGAGATAATAGGCTTGGTGCAAAACACTTCTACCGGGGAAATACTAGCGGCAGCAAAATCACCGCTGCAAACGGGCATGATGGCAAGCAACTAA
- a CDS encoding alpha/beta hydrolase — MVRLILSVLLFLVSLLVIFGAPEYHIWMLAVAVNSYPLVFTGITFILLLSLISLRRYRLPAVLTAVIAFALFLYPVVNAWSVARSLPNAFNSAVNSTEAKAISYKPFSFLQLLKGPPAMPFKTITYDSASHLTFDYYRNSKQQKQPCVVVVHGGSWSGGNSRQLPGLNGYLSVRGYNVASINYHLAPKYRNPVPVEDVRHLINYLKANAIQLNIDTGRFVLLGRSAGAQIALLAAYAHPDKNIKGVIDFYGPADMVWGYSVPANPLIMNSRKVMQNYIGDAYEKMPDKYAASSPVLFVNERTVPTLIIHGDNDVLVSPLHSTKLDSVLSKNKVPHLLVQLPWATHGFDYNLNGPGGQLSTYLTLRFLQVVCR, encoded by the coding sequence ATGGTAAGACTGATCTTAAGCGTGTTGCTGTTCCTCGTGTCGTTACTGGTTATTTTCGGCGCTCCCGAATACCACATATGGATGCTGGCAGTAGCTGTTAATTCCTATCCGCTGGTATTTACCGGGATAACCTTTATACTGCTGCTATCTCTTATTTCGCTAAGAAGATATCGTTTACCTGCAGTGTTAACAGCTGTAATTGCTTTTGCACTATTTCTTTATCCGGTTGTTAATGCCTGGTCTGTAGCCAGGAGTCTGCCGAACGCTTTTAACAGCGCGGTTAATAGCACAGAAGCTAAAGCGATTTCCTATAAACCATTTAGTTTCTTGCAATTGTTAAAAGGTCCGCCAGCGATGCCATTTAAAACCATCACCTACGACAGTGCATCTCATCTTACGTTTGATTACTACCGCAATAGTAAACAACAAAAACAGCCCTGCGTGGTCGTTGTTCATGGCGGCTCGTGGAGTGGTGGCAACAGCAGGCAATTACCAGGGCTAAATGGCTACCTGTCTGTACGTGGCTACAATGTGGCGTCTATTAACTATCACCTCGCCCCGAAATACCGGAATCCGGTTCCGGTTGAAGATGTGAGGCATTTAATTAATTATTTAAAAGCAAATGCGATACAACTTAATATAGATACCGGCAGGTTTGTGCTTTTAGGACGGTCGGCAGGGGCGCAGATAGCCTTGCTTGCTGCTTATGCGCATCCTGATAAAAACATAAAAGGAGTAATAGATTTTTACGGACCTGCAGATATGGTGTGGGGCTATTCTGTACCGGCAAATCCACTGATCATGAATTCAAGGAAGGTGATGCAAAACTATATAGGCGATGCATATGAGAAAATGCCTGATAAGTACGCTGCTTCTTCACCGGTGTTGTTTGTAAATGAGCGCACTGTGCCTACACTCATCATACATGGAGATAATGACGTGCTGGTATCACCATTGCATAGCACAAAGCTGGATTCGGTGTTATCTAAAAACAAAGTACCACACTTGTTGGTGCAGCTGCCCTGGGCCACACACGGGTTCGACTATAATTTAAACGGACCGGGCGGGCAGTTGTCCACCTATCTAACACTAAGATTCCTGCAAGTTGTTTGCAGATAG
- a CDS encoding glycoside hydrolase family 16 protein codes for MNISRALLACAVLSVAFFSCGKKNDATPRTPTIVPPVTIEDKGWAFETTPYFADEFNVDGAPNTASWGYDNGGGGWGNNELEYYTPANVAIAAGKLTITAKKEAMGGLNYTSTRLVSKGAGTMKYGRVEVKAKLPAGTGTWPAIWMLPDTYAYGNWPNSGEIDIMEMVGFDPGNVHFTVHNQTYNGANGKGDSKVIATASTDYHLYRVDWTPYAIRGYYDDALVFTYVNNNGGSATWPYDQNFHLLLNIAVGGSWGGQKGVDDTSFPTTMDVDYVHFYKMIDK; via the coding sequence ATGAATATCTCCCGTGCTTTACTGGCATGTGCAGTTTTGTCTGTAGCTTTTTTTAGCTGCGGTAAAAAGAATGATGCCACCCCCCGGACGCCAACAATTGTACCCCCGGTAACTATTGAGGATAAAGGCTGGGCATTTGAAACCACACCTTATTTTGCAGATGAATTTAATGTTGATGGTGCGCCAAATACAGCAAGCTGGGGTTATGACAACGGTGGTGGTGGCTGGGGAAATAACGAACTGGAATATTACACGCCGGCCAATGTTGCTATTGCGGCAGGCAAACTAACCATTACTGCAAAGAAGGAAGCCATGGGCGGGCTTAATTATACGTCTACCCGGTTAGTTTCGAAAGGGGCAGGCACCATGAAGTACGGCCGTGTTGAGGTAAAAGCAAAGCTGCCCGCCGGCACGGGTACCTGGCCGGCAATATGGATGCTGCCAGATACTTATGCTTATGGCAACTGGCCAAACAGCGGCGAAATAGATATTATGGAAATGGTGGGGTTTGATCCCGGAAATGTGCATTTTACCGTGCACAATCAAACCTACAACGGAGCTAATGGTAAAGGCGATTCTAAAGTGATCGCCACTGCCAGTACTGATTATCATCTTTACCGGGTAGACTGGACACCTTACGCTATCCGCGGCTATTATGATGATGCCCTGGTATTTACTTACGTAAATAACAATGGCGGGTCGGCCACCTGGCCTTATGATCAAAACTTTCACCTCCTTTTAAACATTGCAGTTGGCGGCAGCTGGGGCGGGCAAAAAGGAGTTGATGATACATCCTTTCCTACTACTATGGATGTAGATTATGTGCATTTTTACAAAATGATTGATAAATAA
- the modB gene encoding molybdate ABC transporter permease subunit has product MDLTPIWLTLKLAGITTLVLLVAGLPLAWWLSGRRSFVKIIVEALITMPLVLPPSVLGFYLLLAFSPSKGLGKWLYQTFDVQFVFSFKGLVIASLIYSLPFMISPVKSALQQLPLSLSQASYTLGKSKWQTFWHVLLPNIKPSLFTAAVLTFAHTLGEFGVVLMIGGNIPGVTRVASIAVYDAVEQLDYTAANNYSLVLFAITFVMVTGVFIYNKYHAKSPLE; this is encoded by the coding sequence ATGGACCTTACCCCCATTTGGCTTACCCTTAAACTTGCCGGTATTACTACACTCGTGCTGCTGGTTGCGGGCCTGCCGCTAGCATGGTGGCTGTCTGGCAGGCGGTCTTTTGTTAAGATCATTGTGGAAGCGTTGATCACCATGCCCCTGGTGCTGCCGCCGTCTGTACTCGGCTTTTACCTGCTGCTGGCTTTTAGCCCCAGCAAAGGCTTGGGTAAATGGCTATACCAGACGTTTGATGTGCAGTTTGTATTCTCATTTAAGGGATTGGTGATTGCATCTTTAATATACAGCCTTCCGTTTATGATAAGCCCGGTTAAATCGGCACTGCAACAGCTGCCTTTATCACTTTCACAGGCATCATATACATTAGGGAAAAGCAAATGGCAAACATTTTGGCACGTGCTGCTACCCAATATTAAACCATCGCTATTTACAGCTGCTGTATTAACTTTTGCACATACGCTGGGTGAATTTGGTGTGGTGCTGATGATAGGCGGCAACATACCCGGTGTAACACGCGTGGCCTCCATAGCCGTGTATGATGCCGTAGAGCAGCTGGACTATACGGCGGCTAACAACTACTCGCTGGTGCTGTTCGCTATTACTTTTGTGATGGTGACAGGAGTATTCATTTACAATAAGTATCACGCAAAAAGCCCTTTAGAATGA
- a CDS encoding sigma-70 family RNA polymerase sigma factor has protein sequence MTMPPNDHQLEPRNWVKTYADYLYAYAITRIRDEEQARDLVQETFLAGLQGLDRFVGKSSERTWLTAILKNKIMDVYRKNSSGLKTTPLNVDTTSDKNFFGDDGHWMPEHAPQHFGLDQQDALNTKEFDFVLKKCMQKLPGLWASVFTMKHLDDEETETICTELKISPSNYWVIIHRAKLNLRACLQKNWV, from the coding sequence ATGACGATGCCTCCCAACGATCATCAGCTCGAGCCGCGCAATTGGGTAAAAACCTATGCCGACTATTTATATGCTTACGCGATAACCCGTATCCGCGACGAGGAACAGGCGCGAGACCTTGTACAGGAAACCTTCCTTGCCGGCCTGCAGGGCCTTGACAGGTTTGTAGGAAAAAGTTCTGAGCGTACCTGGCTTACCGCGATACTGAAAAATAAGATAATGGATGTTTACCGTAAGAATTCATCAGGACTAAAAACAACGCCGTTGAATGTTGATACGACCAGCGACAAAAATTTCTTTGGCGATGATGGGCACTGGATGCCTGAACATGCGCCACAACACTTTGGGCTCGATCAGCAGGATGCGCTGAATACAAAGGAGTTTGATTTTGTACTGAAGAAGTGCATGCAGAAGCTGCCAGGATTGTGGGCATCGGTATTTACCATGAAGCACCTGGATGACGAGGAAACAGAAACTATTTGCACAGAACTGAAAATAAGCCCTTCTAATTACTGGGTGATTATTCATCGTGCGAAGCTGAACCTGAGGGCCTGCCTTCAGAAAAACTGGGTATAG
- a CDS encoding molybdopterin-dependent oxidoreductase, whose translation MEDKAKQKKELTVDQKIRRRNFISFGVFGVLSAAAYEGWRALYTAPKEVSGVTSGAKAPLRKALNKTELFFRNFFSNNHLVKTYPKEMAAKQVRHNSDIGNGGAAPEDWALQVKKSTGELLNITIDQIKALPKTEIVFDFKCVEGWDQIQYWGGVKFIDFIEHFGLAKETQLNYVGMMTPDKKYYVGLDMPSAVHPQTILTYEMNGKPLPAKHGAPLRLIIPVKYGIKNLKRIGSITFGNNRPPDYWAEQGYDYYSGL comes from the coding sequence ATGGAAGATAAGGCAAAGCAAAAGAAAGAACTTACAGTGGATCAAAAGATCCGTCGCCGCAACTTTATATCGTTCGGAGTTTTTGGTGTATTATCAGCTGCCGCTTACGAGGGCTGGCGGGCACTTTATACCGCGCCTAAAGAAGTGTCCGGCGTTACATCAGGGGCTAAGGCACCGCTGCGAAAAGCACTTAATAAAACAGAACTTTTCTTTCGCAATTTCTTTAGCAACAATCACCTGGTTAAAACCTATCCTAAAGAAATGGCAGCAAAGCAGGTGCGCCATAACAGCGATATAGGCAACGGCGGCGCGGCACCTGAAGACTGGGCACTGCAGGTAAAGAAAAGCACCGGCGAATTGTTGAACATCACCATAGATCAAATAAAAGCTTTGCCTAAAACTGAGATCGTGTTCGACTTTAAATGTGTAGAGGGCTGGGACCAGATACAATATTGGGGAGGCGTTAAGTTCATCGACTTTATAGAACATTTTGGCCTGGCTAAAGAAACACAGCTAAACTATGTGGGTATGATGACGCCCGACAAAAAGTACTACGTAGGCTTAGATATGCCCAGCGCGGTGCATCCACAAACAATTCTTACTTATGAGATGAACGGCAAGCCATTGCCTGCTAAACATGGCGCGCCGCTTCGGCTGATCATCCCCGTAAAATACGGCATCAAAAACTTAAAGCGAATTGGCAGCATAACCTTTGGCAACAACCGGCCACCCGACTATTGGGCGGAGCAGGGTTATGATTATTACTCAGGACTATAA
- a CDS encoding DUF5700 domain-containing putative Zn-dependent protease, translated as MRKYIVTLLLLCFYGVSVAGQIKTGPVINVTVDFESARIITGLLAGKKVTDEQLTNAAQAFGSKQLIAKVKGYSGAGEDKFKSTLREIIETGTIKGDDNYNWKLVKANLPQIRLLINKLAADQKSFIADVTRMIETYTPDSINANVRACFLVGGGSLGFVLNDGSIFNVALQKIGNDYEGLRYLVAHELYHSIQDAGRTLRKVSAQKGTPYNAKASWAIAYNVWSEGTATLVGDITRITKPEPFTKVQMEEVNKNLARKRQNFVLIETMLFKAYADTATHVYNELYNIGFTTGYDEAGYYVGYEMAKKLQQFNGAGAIADLIINDPLVMFEEYIKLYKAHPQDNTFIRFDATTEGIIASLAQWKGKI; from the coding sequence ATGAGAAAGTACATTGTTACCTTACTGCTGCTATGCTTTTATGGAGTAAGTGTTGCAGGGCAAATAAAAACCGGGCCTGTGATCAACGTCACAGTGGACTTTGAAAGTGCCCGCATAATTACAGGTTTACTTGCCGGTAAAAAGGTTACGGACGAACAGTTAACAAATGCTGCTCAAGCTTTTGGCAGCAAACAGCTTATTGCTAAGGTAAAAGGCTACAGTGGCGCCGGCGAAGATAAGTTTAAAAGCACCCTGAGGGAGATTATAGAGACTGGTACAATTAAGGGTGACGACAACTATAACTGGAAACTTGTTAAAGCGAACTTGCCCCAAATACGTTTACTCATCAACAAACTGGCGGCAGATCAGAAGAGCTTTATTGCTGATGTTACCCGGATGATAGAGACCTATACACCCGACAGCATAAACGCTAATGTAAGGGCATGCTTTCTGGTAGGCGGTGGATCGCTGGGCTTTGTACTGAATGATGGCAGCATCTTTAACGTAGCCCTGCAAAAAATTGGGAATGACTACGAAGGGCTAAGATACCTGGTAGCACACGAACTCTACCATTCGATACAGGATGCTGGCCGCACATTGCGTAAAGTTAGCGCTCAAAAAGGAACGCCTTACAACGCAAAGGCATCATGGGCCATTGCCTATAATGTTTGGAGTGAAGGCACCGCTACGCTGGTAGGCGACATAACCAGAATTACTAAGCCGGAGCCATTTACCAAAGTACAGATGGAAGAGGTTAACAAGAATCTGGCTCGTAAGCGGCAGAATTTTGTACTTATTGAAACGATGCTGTTTAAAGCCTATGCTGATACGGCAACGCACGTTTATAACGAACTTTATAACATCGGATTTACCACCGGCTATGATGAAGCCGGCTACTATGTTGGTTATGAAATGGCAAAAAAGCTGCAGCAATTTAACGGCGCAGGTGCGATTGCCGATCTTATCATTAACGATCCGCTGGTGATGTTTGAGGAGTACATCAAGCTTTACAAAGCGCACCCGCAGGATAATACTTTCATCCGTTTCGATGCAACGACAGAGGGTATTATTGCAAGCCTTGCTCAGTGGAAAGGCAAAATATAG
- a CDS encoding glycoside hydrolase family 5 protein, with amino-acid sequence MKKVLLLLAVLYAGISNVSAQQTKFISTKGKDVIGTDGKPFLIRGTNLGNWLVPEGYMFKFEDASSHRLINQAISELVGPEEAKLFWKKFLENYITRDDIHFLKASGMNSIRIPFNYRMFTTEEYMGGNDPNRGFALLDKVIGWCKQEKLYVLLDMHCAPGGQTGDNIDDGFGYPFLFKSAASRAQAAQIWKRIADHYKNEPTVMGYDLLNEPIAHYFDVNDLNPHLEPVYKELTVAVRSVDKNHIIFLGGAQWDSNFKIFGKPFDPKLVYTFHKYWTDASVKVVQEYIDFRDKYNVPIYVGETGENTDEWVRDFRLVCEKNNIGWHYWPYKKLDSSRGIMSFDKPDGYQEVIDYTQKPRTTFKNIRDTAPKDREKIRQALYALLENCKFANCKPQKGYIEALGLKVPAK; translated from the coding sequence ATGAAAAAAGTATTACTTCTGCTGGCTGTGCTTTATGCAGGCATTAGCAATGTTTCCGCACAACAAACAAAATTTATTTCTACCAAAGGTAAAGACGTTATTGGTACAGATGGCAAGCCCTTCCTTATCCGCGGCACCAATTTGGGTAACTGGCTGGTTCCTGAAGGGTACATGTTCAAATTTGAGGATGCCAGTTCTCACCGGCTTATTAATCAGGCTATAAGCGAGTTGGTTGGTCCCGAAGAGGCTAAGCTTTTCTGGAAAAAATTCCTGGAGAACTATATTACACGCGATGACATCCACTTTCTAAAGGCATCCGGTATGAATTCTATACGGATACCGTTCAACTATCGCATGTTCACTACCGAGGAGTACATGGGCGGCAATGACCCTAACCGTGGCTTTGCATTGCTGGACAAGGTGATTGGATGGTGCAAGCAGGAGAAATTGTACGTACTATTGGATATGCACTGTGCGCCCGGCGGCCAAACCGGCGACAACATAGACGACGGCTTTGGCTATCCGTTCCTGTTTAAAAGCGCGGCAAGCCGTGCGCAAGCAGCGCAAATTTGGAAAAGGATTGCCGACCACTACAAGAATGAGCCAACAGTAATGGGCTATGACCTGCTGAATGAACCTATTGCACACTACTTTGATGTGAACGACCTTAACCCACACCTGGAGCCTGTTTATAAAGAGCTTACTGTGGCCGTGCGGTCTGTAGATAAAAATCACATCATCTTTTTAGGTGGCGCGCAATGGGATAGCAACTTTAAGATATTTGGAAAGCCGTTCGACCCTAAATTGGTTTACACCTTTCATAAATACTGGACAGATGCTTCCGTAAAAGTTGTACAGGAATACATTGATTTTCGTGATAAGTATAATGTACCCATCTATGTAGGCGAGACCGGTGAAAATACCGACGAGTGGGTGCGGGACTTTCGCCTGGTATGCGAAAAGAACAACATAGGCTGGCATTATTGGCCATACAAAAAGCTGGACAGCAGCCGTGGCATCATGAGCTTTGATAAGCCTGATGGTTATCAGGAAGTGATTGACTATACGCAAAAACCGCGTACAACCTTCAAAAATATCCGCGATACTGCACCAAAAGATCGCGAAAAAATTAGGCAGGCGCTTTATGCTTTGCTGGAGAATTGCAAGTTTGCAAACTGCAAACCGCAAAAGGGTTATATAGAAGCGTTGGGCTTGAAGGTGCCAGCCAAGTAG
- a CDS encoding cytochrome b/b6 domain-containing protein, with translation MKAIKEKHSLIMRWTHWVNFPILTIMIWSGLLIYWANDEYSIKLFGHTYYKFFPQGFYNALHVPRRLAEGMSFHFLFMWFFVINGILYVLYTIISGAWRELLPNRHSFKEAWLVLLHDLHIRKMAPPQEKYNAAQRIAYTAIIIMGLGSLITGLAIYKPVQFNRLTWLCGGYHAARVEHFVLTIGYVLFFIIHIVQVILAGWNNFRSMISGFEVVNEDPTPAVAPQAPAEDGR, from the coding sequence ATGAAAGCAATCAAAGAAAAACATTCGCTGATAATGCGATGGACCCACTGGGTAAACTTCCCGATACTCACCATTATGATATGGAGCGGGCTGCTTATCTACTGGGCTAACGATGAGTACTCCATTAAGTTGTTCGGCCATACTTATTACAAGTTCTTTCCGCAGGGCTTTTACAACGCGCTGCATGTACCACGCCGCCTGGCAGAGGGAATGTCTTTTCACTTTTTGTTTATGTGGTTTTTCGTCATAAATGGTATACTCTATGTTTTATACACGATAATATCCGGCGCGTGGAGGGAATTGCTCCCCAACCGGCACTCCTTTAAAGAGGCCTGGCTGGTGCTGCTGCATGATCTGCACATTCGTAAGATGGCACCACCGCAAGAAAAGTACAATGCTGCCCAGCGTATTGCCTATACCGCTATTATTATAATGGGGCTTGGTTCGCTTATTACCGGCCTTGCAATTTACAAGCCGGTACAGTTTAACAGGCTTACCTGGCTTTGCGGCGGGTATCATGCCGCCCGGGTAGAACACTTCGTTTTAACAATAGGATACGTACTTTTCTTCATTATTCACATTGTACAGGTAATACTTGCAGGCTGGAACAACTTCCGTTCGATGATCTCCGGCTTTGAAGTTGTGAACGAAGATCCCACACCGGCCGTTGCGCCACAAGCCCCCGCAGAAGATGGAAGATAA